The following coding sequences lie in one Heliangelus exortis chromosome 8, bHelExo1.hap1, whole genome shotgun sequence genomic window:
- the LOC139799319 gene encoding ADAMTS-like protein 2 isoform X3, whose translation MPARAPATTAPAPAPAPAAGGPPRRLLRGGRSSSSSSAAWPPLHIAAASSSFFSSAPPPPPFTLSSEAADGAGSWHEEVTKWWGEWSSWSTCSRSCGGGVMSRERHCLQQRLQMPQGTNSTMCVGQAKHYQLCQQQPCPANTASFKQQQCSSFNAKAFGKRYYHWMPLYPDDYTSISSKPCDLQCTTRSGERQLMARAQDGTSCKDRTYQGVCINGKCEPVGCDGSLYSPRRIDRCRVCGGDGSTCQRVSGSFRKAVSQIGYVFIINIPAGAMDILIIERRKTENILDESGHFFFNGNSTIDNPQNFRVAGTIFKYRRPLSLNSDGLEYIIAHGPTNQSLNAMYYNLNGKMPHITYDYTVPRTPPLRTAAPAVDRPLYHHLPETSQNHPIPANSRAVQEFNATWLSLSSDDTSEQLPLREGHEDLSFRHLQFFQTNSTTQTRDWGWEQGEEKEKYDFQIRQVYHTNRGEEEEEEEAAAAGRETELALRFNQISISTAVPYSMRKPELSENSHIASSRLHLFRRLCHRDPHNTAFCRELQHLAARLAPRNSTAGLWTAAQWPQGLHKAPELKNSLEDLKAFAGSRGKAANYSLMASVESPLLGASPAADISQAEPLQAPGTESNEFDMSPVGHDDVSLADMYRWKVSAYAPCSSTCTSGISTSYAVCVRYDGVEVDETYCDALTRPEPTHEFCTGRDCQPRWETSRWSECSRTCGEGYQYRTARCWKMLAPGFDSSVYDDLCESAGLARPMERKACNNKACGPQWELSEWSECLARCGAQGTMKREVRCSADASPCDEAQKPSSEQVCAGPPCDRRWTASDWGPCSGSCGEGRMSRFIACRNQEGKVISSSQCDPATKPLAVHPCGDKNCPAHWVEQEWDQCNASCGRGMKTRIILCAGLENGVVREYPEERCEASLKPEEQVPCFRRPCSTWFTTSWSQCSKTCGAGLRLREVKCYQGEALAQGCDPASKPEARQKCQLQPCPTEAPEEDCEDKPNANCVLVLKVKLCSHWYYRKACCWSCQPKSP comes from the exons ATGCCGGCCCGGGCCCCGGCGACgactgctcctgctcctgcccctgctcccgCCGCTGGTGGGCcgccccgccgcctcctccgCGGCGgccgcagcagcagcagcagcagcgcggCATGGCCGCCGCTCCACATCGCCGCCGCCTCctcatcctttttctcctcagcGCCTCCGCCGCCCCCCTTCACGCTAAG TAGTGAGGCAGCAGATGGAGCTGGCTCCTGGCATGAAGAAGTGACCAAGTGGTGGGGAGAGTGGAGCTCCTGGTCCACCTGCTCCCGATCCTGCGGGGGGGGTGTGATGTCCAGGGAGAGGCACTGCTTGCAGCAGAG gcTCCAGATGCCCCAGGGAACAAACAGCACCATGTGTGTTGGTCAAGCCAAGCATTACCaactgtgccagcagcag CCCTGCCCAGCCAACACAGCAAGTttcaaacagcagcagtgctccAGTTTCAATGCCAAAGCCTTCGGGAAGCGCTACTACCACTGGATGCCCCTCTATCCAG ATGACTACACCAGTATATCCAGCAAGCCATGTGACCTCCAATGCACCACCCGGAGTGGAGAGAGGCAGCTGATGGCCCGAGCACAGGATGGTACTTCCTGTAAGGACAGGACCTATCAAGGGGTCTGCATCAATGGGAAGTGTGAG CCAGTTGGATGTGATGGGAGCCTGTACTCACCTCGGAGGATTGACAGATGCAGGGTGTGTGGAGGGGACGGCAGCACTTGCCAGCGTGTCTCGGGCAGCTTCCGAAAGGCAGTCTCACAGATAG GTTATGTTTTCATCATCAACATCCCTGCTGGTGCCATGGACATCCTCATCATTGAGcgcaggaaaacagaaaacatcctAG ATGAATCTGGGCATTTCTTCTTCAACGGCAACTCCACCATTGACAACCCCCAGAACTTCAGGGTTGCTGGCACCATCTTCAAGTACCGGCGGCCCCTGAGCCTGAACTCGGATGGGCTGGAATATATCATAGCTCATGGGCCCACTAATCAGTCTTTGAATGCCATG TACTATAACCTCAATGGGAAAATGCCACACATAACTTATGACTACACTGTACCACGGACACCACCTCTGCGAACTGCCGCCCCGGCAGTAGACAGACCTCTCTATCATCACCTACCAGAGACCAGCCAGAACCACCCCATTCCAGCCAACTCCAGAGCTGTGCAGGAGTTCAATGCCACGTGGCTCTCCCTGTCATCAGATGACACCAGTGAACAGCTTCCTCTCAGAGAGGGGCATGAAGATTTAAGCTTTCGCCATCTTCAGTTCTTCCAAACCAACTCCACCACTCAGACCCGGGactggggctgggagcaaggtgaagagaaggagaaatacGACTTTCAGATAAGACAGGTCTACCACACaaacagaggagaggaagaggaggaggaggaagcagcagcagctggcagagaaaCAGAGTTGG ctctcaGGTTCAATCAGATTTCCATTAGCACAGCTGTACCCTACAGCATGAGGAAACCTGAGCTGTCAGAGAACAGCCACATAGCATCTTCCAGGCTTCACCTCTTCAGGCGACTGTGTCACCGAGACCCACACAACACTGCCTTCTGTAGGGAGCTGCAGCACCTGGCAGCCAGACTGGCCCCAAGGAACTCCACAGCAGGACTATGGACAGCTGCCCAGTGGCCACAGGGCCTCCACAAAGCTCCTGAACTTAAGAACTCACTGGAGGACTTGAAGGCATTTGCTGGGAGTCGGGGGAAAGCAGCCAACTACAGCCTGATGGCATCTGTGGAGAGCCCTCTGCTAGgtgccagcccagctgcagacATCAGTCAGGCAGAGCCTCTGCAAGCCCCTGGCACTGAAAG CAATGAGTTTGACATGAGCCCCGTGGGCCATGATGATGTTAGCTTGGCTGACATGTATCGGTGGAAAGTCTCAGCTTATGCCCCCTGCAGCTCCACATGCACATCAG GTATCAGCACCTCCTATGCAGTGTGTGTCCGGTATGATGGAGTGGAAGTGGATGAAACTTACTGTGATGCCCTAACCCGACCAGAACCTACTCATGAATTCTGCACAGGGAGAGATTGCCAGCCTAG GTGGGAGACCAGCCGGTGGAGCGAATGCTCCAGGACCTGTGGTGAGGGCTACCAGTACCGCACTGCGCGCTGCTGGAAGATGCTGGCTCCAGGCTTTGACAGCTCTGTCTATGATGATCTCTGTGAGTCAGCTGGGCTGGCCAGGCCCATGGAGAGGAAAGCCTGCAACAACAAGGCCTGTGGCCCCCAGTGGGAGCTCTCCGAGTGGTCCGAG TGCCTGGCCCGCTGTGGGGCGCAGGGGACGATGAAGCGGGAGGTGCGGTGCTCGGCGGACGCTTCCCCCTGCGACGAGGCCCAGAAGCCCAGCAGTGAGCAGGTGTGTGCGGGACCGCCCTGCGACCGCCGCTGGACCGCTTCTGACTGGGGCCCG TGCTCAGGTTCCTGTGGTGAGGGACGCATGAGCCGCTTCATCGCCTGTCGCAACCAGGAGGGCAAAGTGATCTCCAGCTCACAGTGTGACCCAGCCACCAAGCCCCTGGCTGTCCATCCCTGTGGAGACAAGAACTGCCCTGCACACTGGGTGGAGCAGGAGTGGGACCAG TGCAATGCCAGCTGTGGGAGAGGGATGAAGACACGGATCATCCTGTGCGCGGGGCTGGAGAACGGTGTGGTCAGAGAGTACCCTGAGGAGCGCTGTGAAGCCTCTCTGAAACCTGAGGAGCAAGTCCCCTGTTTCAGGAGGCCATGTTCAACGTGGTTCACAACCTCCTGGTCTCAG TGCAGCAAGACCTGTGGTGCTGGCCTGCGACTGCGTGAGGTGAAATGTTACCAGGGGGAGGCACTGGCCCAGGGCTGTGACCCCGCTTCCAAACCAGAAGCCAGGCAGAAgtgccagctccagccttgTCCCACAGAGGCACCAG AAGAAGACTGTGAAGACAAACCAAATGCCAACTGCGTGCTGGTGCTGAAGGTGAAGCTGTGCTCACACTGGTACTACAGGAAGGCTTGCTGCTGGTCATGTCAGCCCAAATCCCCCTGA
- the LOC139799319 gene encoding ADAMTS-like protein 2 isoform X2: protein MPARAPATTAPAPAPAPAAGGPPRRLLRGGRSSSSSSAAWPPLHIAAASSSFFSSAPPPPPFTLSSEAADGAGSWHEEVTKWWGEWSSWSTCSRSCGGGVMSRERHCLQQRLQMPQGTNSTMCVGQAKHYQLCQQQPCPANTASFKQQQCSSFNAKAFGKRYYHWMPLYPDDYTSISSKPCDLQCTTRSGERQLMARAQDGTSCKDRTYQGVCINGKCEPVGCDGSLYSPRRIDRCRVCGGDGSTCQRVSGSFRKAVSQIGYVFIINIPAGAMDILIIERRKTENILALADESGHFFFNGNSTIDNPQNFRVAGTIFKYRRPLSLNSDGLEYIIAHGPTNQSLNAMYYNLNGKMPHITYDYTVPRTPPLRTAAPAVDRPLYHHLPETSQNHPIPANSRAVQEFNATWLSLSSDDTSEQLPLREGHEDLSFRHLQFFQTNSTTQTRDWGWEQGEEKEKYDFQIRQVYHTNRGEEEEEEEAAAAGRETELALRFNQISISTAVPYSMRKPELSENSHIASSRLHLFRRLCHRDPHNTAFCRELQHLAARLAPRNSTAGLWTAAQWPQGLHKAPELKNSLEDLKAFAGSRGKAANYSLMASVESPLLGASPAADISQAEPLQAPGTESNEFDMSPVGHDDVSLADMYRWKVSAYAPCSSTCTSGISTSYAVCVRYDGVEVDETYCDALTRPEPTHEFCTGRDCQPRWETSRWSECSRTCGEGYQYRTARCWKMLAPGFDSSVYDDLCESAGLARPMERKACNNKACGPQWELSEWSECLARCGAQGTMKREVRCSADASPCDEAQKPSSEQVCAGPPCDRRWTASDWGPCSGSCGEGRMSRFIACRNQEGKVISSSQCDPATKPLAVHPCGDKNCPAHWVEQEWDQCNASCGRGMKTRIILCAGLENGVVREYPEERCEASLKPEEQVPCFRRPCSTWFTTSWSQCSKTCGAGLRLREVKCYQGEALAQGCDPASKPEARQKCQLQPCPTEAPEDCEDKPNANCVLVLKVKLCSHWYYRKACCWSCQPKSP from the exons ATGCCGGCCCGGGCCCCGGCGACgactgctcctgctcctgcccctgctcccgCCGCTGGTGGGCcgccccgccgcctcctccgCGGCGgccgcagcagcagcagcagcagcgcggCATGGCCGCCGCTCCACATCGCCGCCGCCTCctcatcctttttctcctcagcGCCTCCGCCGCCCCCCTTCACGCTAAG TAGTGAGGCAGCAGATGGAGCTGGCTCCTGGCATGAAGAAGTGACCAAGTGGTGGGGAGAGTGGAGCTCCTGGTCCACCTGCTCCCGATCCTGCGGGGGGGGTGTGATGTCCAGGGAGAGGCACTGCTTGCAGCAGAG gcTCCAGATGCCCCAGGGAACAAACAGCACCATGTGTGTTGGTCAAGCCAAGCATTACCaactgtgccagcagcag CCCTGCCCAGCCAACACAGCAAGTttcaaacagcagcagtgctccAGTTTCAATGCCAAAGCCTTCGGGAAGCGCTACTACCACTGGATGCCCCTCTATCCAG ATGACTACACCAGTATATCCAGCAAGCCATGTGACCTCCAATGCACCACCCGGAGTGGAGAGAGGCAGCTGATGGCCCGAGCACAGGATGGTACTTCCTGTAAGGACAGGACCTATCAAGGGGTCTGCATCAATGGGAAGTGTGAG CCAGTTGGATGTGATGGGAGCCTGTACTCACCTCGGAGGATTGACAGATGCAGGGTGTGTGGAGGGGACGGCAGCACTTGCCAGCGTGTCTCGGGCAGCTTCCGAAAGGCAGTCTCACAGATAG GTTATGTTTTCATCATCAACATCCCTGCTGGTGCCATGGACATCCTCATCATTGAGcgcaggaaaacagaaaacatcctAG CACTTGCAGATGAATCTGGGCATTTCTTCTTCAACGGCAACTCCACCATTGACAACCCCCAGAACTTCAGGGTTGCTGGCACCATCTTCAAGTACCGGCGGCCCCTGAGCCTGAACTCGGATGGGCTGGAATATATCATAGCTCATGGGCCCACTAATCAGTCTTTGAATGCCATG TACTATAACCTCAATGGGAAAATGCCACACATAACTTATGACTACACTGTACCACGGACACCACCTCTGCGAACTGCCGCCCCGGCAGTAGACAGACCTCTCTATCATCACCTACCAGAGACCAGCCAGAACCACCCCATTCCAGCCAACTCCAGAGCTGTGCAGGAGTTCAATGCCACGTGGCTCTCCCTGTCATCAGATGACACCAGTGAACAGCTTCCTCTCAGAGAGGGGCATGAAGATTTAAGCTTTCGCCATCTTCAGTTCTTCCAAACCAACTCCACCACTCAGACCCGGGactggggctgggagcaaggtgaagagaaggagaaatacGACTTTCAGATAAGACAGGTCTACCACACaaacagaggagaggaagaggaggaggaggaagcagcagcagctggcagagaaaCAGAGTTGG ctctcaGGTTCAATCAGATTTCCATTAGCACAGCTGTACCCTACAGCATGAGGAAACCTGAGCTGTCAGAGAACAGCCACATAGCATCTTCCAGGCTTCACCTCTTCAGGCGACTGTGTCACCGAGACCCACACAACACTGCCTTCTGTAGGGAGCTGCAGCACCTGGCAGCCAGACTGGCCCCAAGGAACTCCACAGCAGGACTATGGACAGCTGCCCAGTGGCCACAGGGCCTCCACAAAGCTCCTGAACTTAAGAACTCACTGGAGGACTTGAAGGCATTTGCTGGGAGTCGGGGGAAAGCAGCCAACTACAGCCTGATGGCATCTGTGGAGAGCCCTCTGCTAGgtgccagcccagctgcagacATCAGTCAGGCAGAGCCTCTGCAAGCCCCTGGCACTGAAAG CAATGAGTTTGACATGAGCCCCGTGGGCCATGATGATGTTAGCTTGGCTGACATGTATCGGTGGAAAGTCTCAGCTTATGCCCCCTGCAGCTCCACATGCACATCAG GTATCAGCACCTCCTATGCAGTGTGTGTCCGGTATGATGGAGTGGAAGTGGATGAAACTTACTGTGATGCCCTAACCCGACCAGAACCTACTCATGAATTCTGCACAGGGAGAGATTGCCAGCCTAG GTGGGAGACCAGCCGGTGGAGCGAATGCTCCAGGACCTGTGGTGAGGGCTACCAGTACCGCACTGCGCGCTGCTGGAAGATGCTGGCTCCAGGCTTTGACAGCTCTGTCTATGATGATCTCTGTGAGTCAGCTGGGCTGGCCAGGCCCATGGAGAGGAAAGCCTGCAACAACAAGGCCTGTGGCCCCCAGTGGGAGCTCTCCGAGTGGTCCGAG TGCCTGGCCCGCTGTGGGGCGCAGGGGACGATGAAGCGGGAGGTGCGGTGCTCGGCGGACGCTTCCCCCTGCGACGAGGCCCAGAAGCCCAGCAGTGAGCAGGTGTGTGCGGGACCGCCCTGCGACCGCCGCTGGACCGCTTCTGACTGGGGCCCG TGCTCAGGTTCCTGTGGTGAGGGACGCATGAGCCGCTTCATCGCCTGTCGCAACCAGGAGGGCAAAGTGATCTCCAGCTCACAGTGTGACCCAGCCACCAAGCCCCTGGCTGTCCATCCCTGTGGAGACAAGAACTGCCCTGCACACTGGGTGGAGCAGGAGTGGGACCAG TGCAATGCCAGCTGTGGGAGAGGGATGAAGACACGGATCATCCTGTGCGCGGGGCTGGAGAACGGTGTGGTCAGAGAGTACCCTGAGGAGCGCTGTGAAGCCTCTCTGAAACCTGAGGAGCAAGTCCCCTGTTTCAGGAGGCCATGTTCAACGTGGTTCACAACCTCCTGGTCTCAG TGCAGCAAGACCTGTGGTGCTGGCCTGCGACTGCGTGAGGTGAAATGTTACCAGGGGGAGGCACTGGCCCAGGGCTGTGACCCCGCTTCCAAACCAGAAGCCAGGCAGAAgtgccagctccagccttgTCCCACAGAGGCACCAG AAGACTGTGAAGACAAACCAAATGCCAACTGCGTGCTGGTGCTGAAGGTGAAGCTGTGCTCACACTGGTACTACAGGAAGGCTTGCTGCTGGTCATGTCAGCCCAAATCCCCCTGA
- the LOC139799319 gene encoding ADAMTS-like protein 2 isoform X5, with amino-acid sequence MARAQDGTSCKDRTYQGVCINGKCEPVGCDGSLYSPRRIDRCRVCGGDGSTCQRVSGSFRKAVSQIGYVFIINIPAGAMDILIIERRKTENILALADESGHFFFNGNSTIDNPQNFRVAGTIFKYRRPLSLNSDGLEYIIAHGPTNQSLNAMYYNLNGKMPHITYDYTVPRTPPLRTAAPAVDRPLYHHLPETSQNHPIPANSRAVQEFNATWLSLSSDDTSEQLPLREGHEDLSFRHLQFFQTNSTTQTRDWGWEQGEEKEKYDFQIRQVYHTNRGEEEEEEEAAAAGRETELALRFNQISISTAVPYSMRKPELSENSHIASSRLHLFRRLCHRDPHNTAFCRELQHLAARLAPRNSTAGLWTAAQWPQGLHKAPELKNSLEDLKAFAGSRGKAANYSLMASVESPLLGASPAADISQAEPLQAPGTESNEFDMSPVGHDDVSLADMYRWKVSAYAPCSSTCTSGISTSYAVCVRYDGVEVDETYCDALTRPEPTHEFCTGRDCQPRWETSRWSECSRTCGEGYQYRTARCWKMLAPGFDSSVYDDLCESAGLARPMERKACNNKACGPQWELSEWSECLARCGAQGTMKREVRCSADASPCDEAQKPSSEQVCAGPPCDRRWTASDWGPCSGSCGEGRMSRFIACRNQEGKVISSSQCDPATKPLAVHPCGDKNCPAHWVEQEWDQCNASCGRGMKTRIILCAGLENGVVREYPEERCEASLKPEEQVPCFRRPCSTWFTTSWSQCSKTCGAGLRLREVKCYQGEALAQGCDPASKPEARQKCQLQPCPTEAPEEDCEDKPNANCVLVLKVKLCSHWYYRKACCWSCQPKSP; translated from the exons ATGGCCCGAGCACAGGATGGTACTTCCTGTAAGGACAGGACCTATCAAGGGGTCTGCATCAATGGGAAGTGTGAG CCAGTTGGATGTGATGGGAGCCTGTACTCACCTCGGAGGATTGACAGATGCAGGGTGTGTGGAGGGGACGGCAGCACTTGCCAGCGTGTCTCGGGCAGCTTCCGAAAGGCAGTCTCACAGATAG GTTATGTTTTCATCATCAACATCCCTGCTGGTGCCATGGACATCCTCATCATTGAGcgcaggaaaacagaaaacatcctAG CACTTGCAGATGAATCTGGGCATTTCTTCTTCAACGGCAACTCCACCATTGACAACCCCCAGAACTTCAGGGTTGCTGGCACCATCTTCAAGTACCGGCGGCCCCTGAGCCTGAACTCGGATGGGCTGGAATATATCATAGCTCATGGGCCCACTAATCAGTCTTTGAATGCCATG TACTATAACCTCAATGGGAAAATGCCACACATAACTTATGACTACACTGTACCACGGACACCACCTCTGCGAACTGCCGCCCCGGCAGTAGACAGACCTCTCTATCATCACCTACCAGAGACCAGCCAGAACCACCCCATTCCAGCCAACTCCAGAGCTGTGCAGGAGTTCAATGCCACGTGGCTCTCCCTGTCATCAGATGACACCAGTGAACAGCTTCCTCTCAGAGAGGGGCATGAAGATTTAAGCTTTCGCCATCTTCAGTTCTTCCAAACCAACTCCACCACTCAGACCCGGGactggggctgggagcaaggtgaagagaaggagaaatacGACTTTCAGATAAGACAGGTCTACCACACaaacagaggagaggaagaggaggaggaggaagcagcagcagctggcagagaaaCAGAGTTGG ctctcaGGTTCAATCAGATTTCCATTAGCACAGCTGTACCCTACAGCATGAGGAAACCTGAGCTGTCAGAGAACAGCCACATAGCATCTTCCAGGCTTCACCTCTTCAGGCGACTGTGTCACCGAGACCCACACAACACTGCCTTCTGTAGGGAGCTGCAGCACCTGGCAGCCAGACTGGCCCCAAGGAACTCCACAGCAGGACTATGGACAGCTGCCCAGTGGCCACAGGGCCTCCACAAAGCTCCTGAACTTAAGAACTCACTGGAGGACTTGAAGGCATTTGCTGGGAGTCGGGGGAAAGCAGCCAACTACAGCCTGATGGCATCTGTGGAGAGCCCTCTGCTAGgtgccagcccagctgcagacATCAGTCAGGCAGAGCCTCTGCAAGCCCCTGGCACTGAAAG CAATGAGTTTGACATGAGCCCCGTGGGCCATGATGATGTTAGCTTGGCTGACATGTATCGGTGGAAAGTCTCAGCTTATGCCCCCTGCAGCTCCACATGCACATCAG GTATCAGCACCTCCTATGCAGTGTGTGTCCGGTATGATGGAGTGGAAGTGGATGAAACTTACTGTGATGCCCTAACCCGACCAGAACCTACTCATGAATTCTGCACAGGGAGAGATTGCCAGCCTAG GTGGGAGACCAGCCGGTGGAGCGAATGCTCCAGGACCTGTGGTGAGGGCTACCAGTACCGCACTGCGCGCTGCTGGAAGATGCTGGCTCCAGGCTTTGACAGCTCTGTCTATGATGATCTCTGTGAGTCAGCTGGGCTGGCCAGGCCCATGGAGAGGAAAGCCTGCAACAACAAGGCCTGTGGCCCCCAGTGGGAGCTCTCCGAGTGGTCCGAG TGCCTGGCCCGCTGTGGGGCGCAGGGGACGATGAAGCGGGAGGTGCGGTGCTCGGCGGACGCTTCCCCCTGCGACGAGGCCCAGAAGCCCAGCAGTGAGCAGGTGTGTGCGGGACCGCCCTGCGACCGCCGCTGGACCGCTTCTGACTGGGGCCCG TGCTCAGGTTCCTGTGGTGAGGGACGCATGAGCCGCTTCATCGCCTGTCGCAACCAGGAGGGCAAAGTGATCTCCAGCTCACAGTGTGACCCAGCCACCAAGCCCCTGGCTGTCCATCCCTGTGGAGACAAGAACTGCCCTGCACACTGGGTGGAGCAGGAGTGGGACCAG TGCAATGCCAGCTGTGGGAGAGGGATGAAGACACGGATCATCCTGTGCGCGGGGCTGGAGAACGGTGTGGTCAGAGAGTACCCTGAGGAGCGCTGTGAAGCCTCTCTGAAACCTGAGGAGCAAGTCCCCTGTTTCAGGAGGCCATGTTCAACGTGGTTCACAACCTCCTGGTCTCAG TGCAGCAAGACCTGTGGTGCTGGCCTGCGACTGCGTGAGGTGAAATGTTACCAGGGGGAGGCACTGGCCCAGGGCTGTGACCCCGCTTCCAAACCAGAAGCCAGGCAGAAgtgccagctccagccttgTCCCACAGAGGCACCAG AAGAAGACTGTGAAGACAAACCAAATGCCAACTGCGTGCTGGTGCTGAAGGTGAAGCTGTGCTCACACTGGTACTACAGGAAGGCTTGCTGCTGGTCATGTCAGCCCAAATCCCCCTGA